The Priestia koreensis genomic interval TTGTCCACTTTTCGCGCTCTGCCGTACGTTCGTTTACATAGCGGTGGTGAATTTCTTTTAACTCTAGGACAGGTATGCCCCCTAATGACGTAAAATACATTCCTTTTTGGAGCTGTGACTCCTGCTGTGCGGACGTTACATAAAGCTTATCTTCAAAGCGCCGCACGTCAAACCCTCGATGACGTTTTTTCACCGATTTATTTTGAATGGCACTAAAAAACAGATGTGGGTCATTCCAATCCATCAAATAATCTTGCACAAGATCGACAAACGCTTCATCCGTTAATAGTTGCTCGGCTTGCAATCTACGAATCTCGTGGACGTATTCATCAGGGCGATCACACCCTATTTTGTCATAACAGCCCGCATAATCGTTGCGCATAATATGAACGATTTCATTAAATACTTGTTCCAATGACGTTCCTCTTTTCTTTTGTTAATTAATTCTGCGCGTTGTCCTTTCTACTTCAGTGCGTATTCGACTAAATTAAGAAGCTTGTGTTCGGGTACTTGGGCAATTTCTTGAAACGTCATGCCCTTTTTACGTAATCGATCCACAACCACCCAGCCTGTATAGTACACTTCCCGATCGTGACCAGTTGTTCCCTCACCAAATGTAAACTTTGTAAGCGCAGACGAGCTCTCATCCCGCAGATAAGGACCAATGCCCGCTAAAATTTCCTCTTCATGCTTTTGACAGGAAGCAAACCAGCCTTCTTTATGCTCGATATACGCTGCGTCAGGATGACCAGGAACGAAATGCTTGCTGATTTGTGTCGCAAGGCCTTCTTGAATGACAGTTGAAGCGACAGAACGCTCCCATGCTCCGGTTAATTCAGCAGTTTTCATATGTACGACGTGAGTGAGCTCGTGAGTAAGTAAAATATCGTCCGTGTCCGCTCTCGTTTCAATTGGTAAGCACAGCACGGCGTCTCCATCTTCAGTTATGGTTACAAACGGATTGTGCTCGAACCCACCTACGAAGTACAGAACGAAGACCTGAAGAGGCTCCTCGTATCCTAGTAAACTTTTTACGTTGCTTAGATGCTTTTTCAAGAGATCGTCATGAGGAGTCCAGCTGCGTATAGATTCAATATGAGTGTGATACGCACCCCATGCATTCTCCACTAACGTTCTAGCTAATGCATTTCCTTCATCGGTAGGTGGGACTGCGGCAAATCCGTAATGCTCCTGCCACAGCTCCCACCGCTTGTCAGTCGTAACGTGCTCGTGATTTGCACGTTGATAAAATTGCAAAAAATCTGGCACTTTGTTCAAAATGTTCGCTGTGTCCATTTACTACTCCTCACTTTTCCTTTAGCTTCTGTCTTTTCCCATTCGCACAAATAATCATAAATAGCGCTTTAATGGATAGGAAAATAGGAAGAAATTCATTCCCCATTGCTTCTCGACCGATATGAATGATTCCGACTGCAAAGAATAGATACAAAAACAATGCGTATCGTCATTTCATGGTCATTCCTCTCCTTTTATATTTTACCATATTTATACATAATGTACGGTAATCGCTTCAGAAAGCGTACTTCTGAGAAGGAGAAACGATGCCTTTAGAGAATTTCTATATAATTGGTCATTTTAGAGGAGGTTTTACATTGGACAAAACGTCGCTAACCATTAATAAAAATAGCTGGGATGAGGCGGCAACACGCTTTTTCGGTCGAAATCCCCTACCGGAGTATGGCCCACTTGCACCGAGTGAAGAAGAGCTGAATTTATTCGGAGATGTGTCGGGGCTTCGCGTATTAGATGTTGGCTGCGGGAGCGGTCATTCCCTTAAATATATGAATGATCACGGAGCGAATGAGCTATGGGGTCTTGATTTATCAACGGCGCAAATTACAGCTGCACAAAAGGTGTTAGAAAAAAGCAATGTTCCCTTTCATTTGTTTGAATCCCCGATGGAAGAGAATCCTGGACTTCCACGCGACTACTTCGATATCGTCTATTCCATATACGCGCTTGGATGGACGACCAACATGAAACAAACGCTTCAGCATATCCATACATACCTTAAAAAAGACGGCGTTTTTATTTTTAGCTGGGAGCATCCTCTTCATAACCGAATCAGACGTGATCATGACACGTTCACCGTAGCAAAGTCCTATCACGAGGAAGGTTCATACAAGCATCCTGCATGGAAGGAGCCTGCCTACATGCAGCAATACCGCATCAGCACTTATATTAATCTACTAATAG includes:
- a CDS encoding class I SAM-dependent methyltransferase; this translates as MDKTSLTINKNSWDEAATRFFGRNPLPEYGPLAPSEEELNLFGDVSGLRVLDVGCGSGHSLKYMNDHGANELWGLDLSTAQITAAQKVLEKSNVPFHLFESPMEENPGLPRDYFDIVYSIYALGWTTNMKQTLQHIHTYLKKDGVFIFSWEHPLHNRIRRDHDTFTVAKSYHEEGSYKHPAWKEPAYMQQYRISTYINLLIETGFRIEQLIEDVALTEEDRERHENQWYSYDQAKLIPTTFIMKCTKK